In Papaver somniferum cultivar HN1 chromosome 1, ASM357369v1, whole genome shotgun sequence, a genomic segment contains:
- the LOC113296091 gene encoding BTB/POZ domain-containing protein At3g50780-like has protein sequence MAEFRVPKVEQGHTKIRSVPIAVTPEGFWCCPSPVIFQKTLKSHNLQNKPKPPASPQNTSTQKKQSPQNDKRTAPTPSRARVLSDDQKALSSDAVSLNTTTMVVERPAKPNNDNSRRKVAIEFGDPGTSDLKVVLFGKQGFSVKMSVHRSVLVENSSFFAEQLSQNQSPLSCLEIGDCDDVEIYVETVGLMYCKEMKQRLIKQNVARVLRLLKVAELLGFQTCIHSCLEYLEAVPWVGEEEEEKVVSSVRHLKSDNLRVNPVLKRVASDASRPPNDTLTHIMELVLKSNEEKGRREMKTLVLRLLRENNNLLSDVNSAEICSKNIYNSCQSCLNSLLNLFKQAAEPGFVDTSMESKGPVAKQISLEADNLLWLLDILADRQAAEEFALMWATQVELATLHSKLPTVSRHLISCITARLFVGIGKGELLPSKDTRQLLLQTWFQPLIDDYFWLQYSCRSFDRKVVEEGIGRTILTLPLEDQQSILMAWLGCFLKAGDNCPNLQKAFEVWWRRTFLRSYVEQHEEDLLQVGEASSTTPST, from the exons ATGGCTGAATTTAGAGTTCCAAAGGTGGAGCAAGGACACACTAAGATCAGAAGTGTTCCTATTGCTGTAACCCCAGAAGGGTTTTGGTGTTGTCCATCTCCTGTTATATTTCAAAAGACCCTCAAATCTCATAATCTTCAAAACAAACCCAAACCTCCAGCATCACCACAGAATACTTCTACTCAGAAGAAGCAAAGCCCACAAAACGATAAGAGAACAGCTCCAACGCCGTCTAGAGCAAGGGTTCTTTCCGACGATCAAAAAGCTTTAAGCTCTGATGCTGTCAGTCTGAATACAACAACTATGGTAGTTGAGAGACCTGCGAAACCCAACAATGATAATTCACGGCGAAAAGTTGCTATTGAGTTTGGTGATCCTGGAACAAGTGATTTGAAGGTTGTTTTGTTTGGGAAGCAGGGATTTTCTGTAAAGATGAGTGTACATAGGAGTGTGCTAGTGGAAAATAGCAGTTTCTTTGCAGAACAACTCTCGCAGAACCAGTCTCCTTTATCTTGTCTTGAAATTGGTGATTGTGATGATGTTGAGATTTATGTAGAGACTGTTGGATTGATGTATTGCAAAGAAATGAAGCAGCGCCTGATCAAGCAAAATGTTGCGCGAGTATTACGCCTCCTCAAG GTTGCTGAATTGCTTGGTTTCCAGACATGCATACATTCATGTTTAGAGTATTTGGAGGCTGTCCCCTGGGttggagaagaggaagaagaaaaagtggTTTCTTCAGTCAGACATCTCAAAAGTGATAATTTGAGAGTGAATCCAGTGTTAAAGCGAGTAGCCTCGGATGCATCACGTCCCCCTAACGACACACTTACCCACATAATGGAGCTGGTTCTTAAGAGCAATGAAGAGAAAGGTCGACGTGAGATGAaaaccttagtgttgagacttcTAAGAGAAAACAACAATCTTCTTAGTGATGTGAATTCCGCAGAAATATGCAGTAAAAATATATACAACTCATGTCAAAGCTGCTTAAATTCACTGTTGAATCTATTTAAGCAAGCTGCAGAACCAGGATTTGTTGATACATCCATGGAAAGCAAAGGTCCAGTGGCGAAGCAAATATCTCTAGAAGCTGATAACCTTCTATGGTTGCTTGACATTTTGGCTGATAGGCAAGCGGCAGAAGAGTTTGCACTGATGTGGGCTACCCAAGTAGAACTGGCAACCCTTCATTCAAAGTTACCAACAGTATCTCGCCATCTCATTAGTTGCATAACAGCGCGACTGTTTGTTGGTATAGGAAAAGGGGAACTGCTTCCATCAAAGGACACACGGCAGCTATTGTTACAGACATGGTTTCAGCCATTGATCGATGACTACTTTTGGTTACAATATAGCTGTAGATCATTTGACCgaaaagtggtggaagaaggTATTGGGAGGACAATACTAACACTTCCGCTAGAAGATCAACAAAGTATTTTGATGGCATGGTTAGGATGTTTCTTGAAGGCCGGTGATAACTGTCCGAATCTTCAAAAAGCCTTTGAAGTCTGGTGGAGAAGAACTTTCCTAAGGTCTTATGTGGAACAGCATGAAGAAGATCTACTGCAGGTAGGTGAGGCTTCGTCGACTACGCCATCAACTTAG